A window of the Scleropages formosus chromosome 5, fSclFor1.1, whole genome shotgun sequence genome harbors these coding sequences:
- the cplx3b gene encoding complexin-3b codes for MAFMVKHVVGGQLKNLTGGLGEDKSDGDKSEAGAKGMTQEEFEQYQQQLQEEKMERDASFAQRKAERATVRTHFRDKYRLPKNELDETQIQQAGQEVELPTELAKMIAEDNQEEAHKRSVLGQLSNIQNVDLDQLKDKAQATLEDIRHSAEKCSVM; via the exons ATGGCTTTCATGGTGAAGCATGTGGTGGGCGGCCAGCTGAAGAACCTCACCGGGGGTCTGGGAGAGGACAAGTCGGATGGAGACAAGTCAGAAGCGGGCGCGAAGGGTATGACTCAGGAGGAGTTCGAGCAGTACCAGCAGCAACTGCAGGAGGAGAA GATGGAGCGTGATGCCAGCTTTGCTCAGCGGAAAGCGGAACGTGCCACTGTCAGAACTCACTTCCGGGACAAATATCGGCTGCCTAAG AATGAGCTCGATGAAACACAGATCCAGCAGGCAGGGCAGGAGGTGGAGCTTCCCACAGAGTTGGCAAAGATGATTGCCGAGGATAACCAGGAGGAAGCACACAAGCGGTCCGTCCTCGGCCAGCTGAGCAACATCCAGAATGTGGACCTGGACCAGCTGAAGGACAAAGCTCAAGCCACACTGGAGGATATCCGGCACTCTGCTGAGAAGTGCTCTGTCATGTGA